TGGAGACCCGTTTCCAGAATCCTAACGGCCTTCCAGCCCCGGATCAATTTACGTCGGCACGCGATATGGCGTTGTTGGCACGTCACCTCATCCAGGATTATCCGACCGCTCTCCAGTTGCATTCCGGAAAAACGTTTGAGTACAGAGGGATCAGACAACACAATCGAAACCGCCTTCTCTGGAAGGATTCAAGGGTGGACGGTCTCAAGACCGGTTGGTTGGAGGAGGCTGGCTTCCATATCGTCGCCACTGCCAAGGAGGAGGACCGGCGACTGATCGCCGTCGTTCTGGGGGCGCGCAGTGAGCGCGACCGGGAACAGATCGCGCTCCACCTGATCAACTATGGGTTCAAGAATTTTCACAACGTTCGGTTCTTTAGTAAAGGGGATCGGGTCAAGAACCTCCCCGTCTGGAAGGGGACCGAAGACCTGCTCGCTGTCGTCGCCACAGAGCCCGGCATCGTCACGATCAAGAACGGAAGCCCGCAGCCCACCCTTGCCTACCAATTTCCCGATTCGCTCGTCGCTCCTATTCCCGTGGGACAGAAGGTGGGAGAAGCCCTGATCACCGAGGAGGGCCGGGAGCTTGCCCGGGTGGACCTCGTCGCCATGCGTGCGGTCCCGCAGGCAGGCTTCCTTAAGCGCCTCCTTCATAGCCTCCTCCTCATCTTCTCTTAAGCCTCATCAGCACGCAAGCTACCCTTACCCTCCTCACGGGAAGGCACTTCCCCCAGGGCCAAAAACTCCCCTCTTTCACCCATACCGAGAGTGCGCATCAGAAGAAGATGTCATGACGGATAGAGAAGCCCCCTGCAGCCCGGCCAAAGCCGCCGCACCCTCGAGGGTCCGAGGGCTCCTCAGATCGGGGAGGTGGGTTCCGCAGAGGAGTATCGGGGAAACAGTCCGAAGGGAGGCACGGTCCCGTCCTTCACGGCTCGGATTGCCTCAGGCAGCTTATCCAGCAGGTCAGTGGCAATCATGGCTTCGGGACCGAGATGTTGACAGGCGAGGTCCCCAGCCAGCCCGTGGAGATAAGCCCCAACAACCGCCGCCAGACCTGGTGCAAGCCCCTGGCTTACCAGGCCAGCGATCATCCCGGTCAGGACATCACCAACTCCTCCTGTGGCCATGCCTGGGTTCCCTGTCGGATTGAGGTAGACTTGACCACCGGGCTCAGCGACGGTGGTCCGGGCTCCCTTGAGGACGAGATGGACATTGTACGTCGAAGCGACCTTCTGGGCAATCGGGATCCGTTTATCCACAACCTCCTCCTTGGGAACCCAGAGCAGGCGACTCAACTCTCCTGGATGCGGCGTCAGGATCACGGGGACCGAGGCTTTGGAAAGCATCTCCTTCTGACGGGAGAGGGCGGTGACTCCGTCGGCGTCAATGACAAGCGGGATCTTGGCTGACCGGATAAGATCCACCACCAGGCGAATGGTCTCCGGATGGGTGGAAAGACCTGGTCCCAGGGCGAGGACTCGCTTTCCCTCCATCAGATTCAGGAGGTCGTCCCTCGCCTGAAAGGCAACGGTCCGCTCCTCGGTTTCGGGAAGCCCCACGGTCATCACTTCGGTGAGTTTGACCTCCATGAAATCGTTGAGTCCCTCCGGGACAGCCAACGTGACTAAGCCTGCACCGATCCGGAGCGCCCCAAGGCTGCACAGGGCCGCCGCCCCTGTCTTGCCGGGCGATCCGGCGAGGACGAGGACATGGCCGTAGGTTCCCTTGTGCGCGTCCGGATCCCGCGGCGGGAAGGCGGCCCTGACCTGTTCGTGCTCGGTGAGATTCAGTGGCAGCTTGGGATCCGCCAGGAGAACCCGAGGGATGCCGATATCCACCACCCGGATCTCTCCGGCGTAGCGAGCCGCAGGGTAGAGGAGGAGGCTTCGCTTCGGAAGGGCAAAGGTGAGGGTGAGATGTGCTCGAACACATGGCTCCACGATTCGACCGTCGTCTGAACCGAGGCCGGAGGGAAGATCCAAGGCAACAAGGGGTCGGCCAAGAGTGTTGAGGAGTTGGATCGCCTCGGCGGCGATCCCACGGGCAGGCCCAGTAAGACCCGTCCCCAGGATGGCATCGACGATCAGATCGCCGGCCGCCAGCGCCTCCCGGTGGGCGTGCAGGTCCTGGACGGTGGTGACCTGGAACAGCGGGAGCCCTGACTTCTCGGCGATTCCCAGGTTGGTCGCCGCATCCCCCTTCAGCTCTCCCTTCTTGGCCAGGAGGAAGACCTGGACTGTGGCGCCACGGTTTGCGAGGTGCCGGGCCACCACCAATCCGTCACCGCCGTTGTTCCCTTTTCCGCATACCACCACTACCCGAGACCGATATAACCGGGGGAAAAACCGGTCCATCTCACGAACGGCTCCCGCCCCGGCGTTCTCCATCAGGATGAGGGAAGAAACACCATACTCCGCCCCGGCGCGGCGATCGAGCTCCTGCATCTCTTTTGCGGTCACGACTTTCATAAGTCAACAGCAGTCGGCCCTTGTCTATAAGCACTTCCCGCTGACAGCGGATTGTTGACCGCTTTCCGTTCAGTCGGTGGCAATGACGAAAGCCAACGCGTAGTCTCCGTCGTGGCTGAGGCTCAGATGAAAGTGGTGGATGCCCCTCCCCTGTGCCACGAGTTGTGCCCGTCCCGTCAATCGTACCTCCGGCGGCCTCCCCCGCACTCCCACTACCTCGACCTCTCGCCAGGCAATCCCTGCACCCCAACCCGTCCCCAAGGCCTTCAGGACCGCTTCCTTGGCGGCGAAGCGCGAGGCAAAGTGCACCTCTGGGAAGGGACGACCCTCACCCTCGGCCATCTCCTGAGGCGTGTAGAGTCGCCGGCAAAGCCGATCCCTGTACCGGGCGATGGCAGCCCGCATCCGAGGAATCGAAACCAAGTCTGTGCCAACCGCAACAATCACCGGTGGACGTCTGTACTCCTCAAAGACGATGCAGATACAGCAGTCAGCAACTTGTGCTCTCTGCGTCTTTTGCTGACCGCTTTCTGCTGGCGGCTGATGGCGTCCGTGTCAGCGTGCGGCGTGGATGAGATCGAGCATTTCCCGCACGGCCCGATCGATGCCCACCAGGGTTGCCCGTGCGACAATGCTGTGACCGATGTTGAGCTCTTCGACCTCCGGGATCACCGCCACCGGGCCAATATTTTGATAATTCAGGCCATGTCCGGCGGCGATGCGGAGACCCAGGCCGCAGCCGAGCCGGGCCGCCTCCATAATCTTCAGGAGCGCCGCCTGCCGATCAGTTTCTGTTCTTGCATCGGCATACGTTCCTGTGTGAAACTCCACAATCTGGGCCCCCGTGCGCTTTGAGGCCTCGACCTGCTCAGGCACAGGATCGATGAAGAGGCTGACTTTGATTCCCCCCTCAGTGAGGACACGGACCACCTCAGCCGCCCGCTCCTCTTGCCCGCCGACATCCAGCCCTCCCTCGGTCGTCAGTTCCTGCCGTCGTTCCGGGACCAGTGTGGCAACATCGGGAAGGATCTCCAAGGCAATCTTGACCATCTCATCCGTCGCGGCCATCTCCAGGTTCAGGTAGGTCTTCACCACCTCCCGAAGCAATCGGACGTCCCGATCCTGGATGTGCCGCCGATCCTCTCGGAGATGAACAATAACACCGGATGCCCCTGCCACCTCTGCCAGCATGGCCGCGGCAACCGGGTCAGGCTCCGCCCCCCCCCGGGCCTGCCGGATCGTCGCAATATGATCAACATTGACCGCTAATCGTGGTCGCATCGTTCGCGTCAACCGATCACCGATGACCGGCGACAGCTGAAAGGCTGGAACGCTAGAATGCTAGGATGCTATCCGCTTTTCAGGTAGCCGTCGAGCATACCAGCCTTCTAGCCTCCTAGCTTCTCCAGCGTGCCGACGACCCGGAGAAGGCCTCCCTCGCCCCCTATCCCAATTCTTTTTCGATCGCTTCGGCAATCGATCTGGCCAAGAATTTCACTTGCTCTGCATCTGTCCCTTCCACCATGACCCTGGCCACCGGTTCAGTCCCAGAATAGCGCACCAGTACGCGACCGCTCCCGTTCAGCTGAGCCTCAGCATCCGATATGACCGCCTGGATGGCAGGAATGGATCCGAGATCCGGCATCTCCGTCACCTGCACGTTCACCAGGAGCTGGGGACACACGGTCATACACTGCCGAAGCTGCGATAAGCGCTCTTGCCGCTTCACCATCAGGGAAAGGACTTGCAGGGCGGTCACCACGCCGTCTCCTGTCGTATTGTGATCAAGGAAGACAATGTGCCCGGACTGTTCGCCCCCCAAGTTGTAGCCGTGCTGGAGCATCTCTTCCAGCACGTAACGGTCACCAACCGGGACCCGCACCATCCGGATCCCCACTTCTTTCAGGCAGAGTTCGAGACCGATATTGCTCATTACCGTCGCCACCAGGGTATCAGAACGGAGGAGGCCTGAACGCTTGAGGTCCAGTGCGCAGATGGCCAGGATGTGATCCCCATCCACCACTGCCCCTGTCTCGTCCACGAGGATGGCTCGATCACCGTCGCCATCGTAGGAGATGCCGATGTCGGCCCTATGTTCCAACACCGCTTTCTTCACCACGTCGGGGTAGAGGGATCCGCACCTGTCGTTGATGTTGATCCCGTTGGGTTGGATATTCACAGGGATCACCACCGCCCCCAGCTCGTTGAGAATCGTCGGGGCCACCTTGTACGTGGCCCCGTGGGCGCAATCTACCACAACCTTGACCCCATGGAAGGATACCCCTTTGGGGATGGTTCCCTTGGCAAACTCGATGTACCGACCAGCTGCGTCATTGATCCGATAGGCCTTCCCGATCTCAGCGGCCAGCGGGCGGAGACGCTCGATTTCCCGGCCCGTGATTAACGCCTCCATTCGTTCTTCCATCTCATCCGGGAGCTTGAGCCCTTCGCCCGAGAAAAACTTGATCCCGTTGTCCTTAAAGGGATTATGCGATGCGGAAATGACAATTCCCGCATCCGCCCGCAGGCTCCGCGTGATAAATGCGATCCCGGGTGTAGGCAGCGGACCGACCAGTAGGACATCAACCCCCATCGAGCAGATCCCGGACGTGAGGGCACACTCGAGCATATAGCCGTGGAGACGAGTATCTTTCCCGATGACGATACTATGCCTGCCCGCCTTTGTCTTAAAAAGATATGCCGCCGCCCGACCCAGCTTTACCACGGTCTCCGGGGTCATGGGCTCTTCGTTCGCCACACCTCGGATGCCGTCAGTTCCAAAGAGCTTCCCCACGGATCCCACGCCTCCTTATATTTTTTCCGATCCCTTTCGAATGGCATCAGTCATCCGGGCCACCCGGACCATGGCTTGCACATCGTGGACCCGAAGGATATGCGCCCCCTGCCAGATGGCGACGGCGACCGTGGCTGCGGTCCCCTCCAATCGCTCCTCCACGGGAAGATCCAAGATCTTTCCAATGAACGCCTTCCGCGACGGCCCGATCAAGACCGGTTTTCCCAGAACCTGAAGTTCCGGAAGACGTTTCAGCAGCAGAAGGTTATGCTCTACCCGCTTCCCAAAGCCAATGCCGGGATCGACCGCAATGGCCTCAGGATGTACGCCGTGTGCCTCGGCCAGGAGAATTCGTTCCCGGAGATGCTCCCGAACTTCCCCAAGCACGTCGGTGTACTTCGGATCCGCCTGCATGGTTCGGGGACTTCCCCGAATGTGGGACAACACCAGACCGGCACGAACCTCTGCGACGACCGATGCCATCCGCGGATCAAAGCTGAGGCCGCTCATATCATTGATGAGGTCTACTCCCTCGGCCAACACCACGGCCGCAACGTCGGCCTTATACGTGTCTACAGAGATGGGAACAGGAAGCTTTTCGACAAGGCGCCGCAGGAGCGGAAGGATCCGACGAAGCTCCTCTTCTGCCGAGACCGGCTCAGAACCCGGTCGAGTCGACTCTCCACCCACATCGATAAGATCCGCCCCCTCTTCGACTAACCGATGAGCGTGCTCGACCGCCCGACCGGGCTCGAGATATAATCCCCCGTCGGAAAAAGAATTGGGGGTCACATTGAGGACCCCCATGATCTGTGTCCGGGCCGTCAGGTCAAGGCAGAATCGCCGGCACCGAAGCGGGGGCAGCCGATTGCTCGGAAGCTCTACGGCCTTAGGCGGGTGCCGCGTCGACGATGCCATCGATCTCCGGCCCCTCCAACACCTCCCGCTCTAACAGGGCAGTAGCCACGCCGTGGAGTGCCTCCATCCGGGATTTGACCAGCTCCTTGGCCCGTTCGTATGCCTCCGTCACAAAGCGACGGACTTCCCTATCGATCTCCTGGGCGGTCTCCTCACTGTAGTCCTGATGCTGGGCAATCTCTCTCCCCAGAAAGATCATCTCCTCCTTCTTCCCAAAGGTGAGGGGCCCCATCTTGTCGCTCATTCCCCACTCACACACCATTTTCCGGGCCAATTCGGTGGCCCGTTCCAGGTCGTTCCCTGCCCCCGTGCTAATCCAGGAAAACACCAACTCCTCTGCCACCCGACCCCCCATGAGGATGGCGATATTGTCCATCAGAAAATCCCGATGATAGTTATGCTTCTCATCGATGGGGAGTTGCGTGGTAACTCCTAAGGCCCGGCCCCGGGGGATAATCGTCACCTTGTGAATTGGATCGGTCCCTGGAATGAGCTTGGCCACCAGGGCATGCCCGGCCTCGTGATAGGCGGTGGCCCGCCGCTCTTCCTCGCTCAAGATGAGGCTCTTGCGCTCCACCCCCATGAGCACCTTGTCTTTGGAACTTTCAAAGTCCTTCATTTCGACCGATTGCTTATTTTCCCGAGCGGCCAAGAGGGCTGCTTCGTTCACCAGATTGGCCAGGTCCGCCCCCGAGAAGCCCGGCGTTCCTCGGGCCAGGATCGCCAGGTCCACATCGTCGTCCAGGGGGATCTTTTTGATATGGACTTTGAGGATCTCTTCCCGGCCCCGAATATCGGGCCGCCCCACGATCACCTGTCGGTCGAATCGCCCGGGCCGAAGCAGCGCCGGATCCAACACGTCCGGACGATTCGTCGCCGCGATGAGAATTACCCCCTCGTTCGACTCAAAGCCATCCATCTCCACCAAGAGCGCGTTTAGGGTTTGCTCTCGCTCGTCATGGCCGCCCCCGAGCCCTGCACCCCGGTGCCGCCCCACCGCGTCAATCTCATCCATGAAGATAATACAGGGCGCATGCTTCTTCCCCTGCTCAAAGAGGTCGCGTACCCGAGAGGCCCCAACCCCCACAAACATTTCCACGAAGTCAGAGCCCGAGATCGAAAAGAAGGGGACACTGGCTTCACCGGCAATGGCGCGGGCCAGCAGCGTCTTCCCCGTCCCGGGAGGCCCCATCAGCAAGACCCCTTTCGGGATCCGGCCACCCAGCTTCTGATACTTCTGGGGGTCTTTCAGAAATTCGATGATCTCTTGCAGTTCTTCCTTGGCTTCTTCCACGCCCGCGACATCAGTAAAGGTTATCCGGTTCTGTTTTTCCGTGAGCAGCCGGGCCCGCGCCTTTCCAAAGGAGAGGGCCTTAGTACCCCCGCCTTGCATCTGGCGCATGAAGAAGATCCAGACGCCGATGAACACGAGCATCGGGAGCCAGGAGAGGAGGACATTCCACCACGGATTTTGTTCTGTGGGCTTGGCGGCAATCCTCACACCCTGCTTCCGCAGGTTGGGAACCAGCTCGGGATCTTCAGGAGCATAGGTTCGAAAGACGGTACCATCAGTCAACTGGCCCTGGATGTCTGACCCCTTTAGGGTCACCTCAGTGACCTCCCCTTTGTCGACATACTCAATAAACTCGCTAAATATCAGCTCCTTCTTGACCTGCTGACCCTGATTGAAAATGTTAAAGAGGAGGATCATGCTCAGGCCAATGACGAGCCAGAGCGCCAAATTTTTCATGAAAGGACTTAACTGCATAGCCTCCTCGAGGTCAAGTACTCCTGAGTGCCGTACCGATACAACTCCATCTTAAAAATAGCACATTAGGGGAAAGTTGCCAATACCAAATGGAGCGGATCAGGGGGCGGCGGGACCTGCCCCT
This genomic window from Candidatus Methylomirabilota bacterium contains:
- the glmM gene encoding phosphoglucosamine mutase, whose amino-acid sequence is MGKLFGTDGIRGVANEEPMTPETVVKLGRAAAYLFKTKAGRHSIVIGKDTRLHGYMLECALTSGICSMGVDVLLVGPLPTPGIAFITRSLRADAGIVISASHNPFKDNGIKFFSGEGLKLPDEMEERMEALITGREIERLRPLAAEIGKAYRINDAAGRYIEFAKGTIPKGVSFHGVKVVVDCAHGATYKVAPTILNELGAVVIPVNIQPNGININDRCGSLYPDVVKKAVLEHRADIGISYDGDGDRAILVDETGAVVDGDHILAICALDLKRSGLLRSDTLVATVMSNIGLELCLKEVGIRMVRVPVGDRYVLEEMLQHGYNLGGEQSGHIVFLDHNTTGDGVVTALQVLSLMVKRQERLSQLRQCMTVCPQLLVNVQVTEMPDLGSIPAIQAVISDAEAQLNGSGRVLVRYSGTEPVARVMVEGTDAEQVKFLARSIAEAIEKELG
- the folP gene encoding dihydropteroate synthase, with protein sequence MASSTRHPPKAVELPSNRLPPLRCRRFCLDLTARTQIMGVLNVTPNSFSDGGLYLEPGRAVEHAHRLVEEGADLIDVGGESTRPGSEPVSAEEELRRILPLLRRLVEKLPVPISVDTYKADVAAVVLAEGVDLINDMSGLSFDPRMASVVAEVRAGLVLSHIRGSPRTMQADPKYTDVLGEVREHLRERILLAEAHGVHPEAIAVDPGIGFGKRVEHNLLLLKRLPELQVLGKPVLIGPSRKAFIGKILDLPVEERLEGTAATVAVAIWQGAHILRVHDVQAMVRVARMTDAIRKGSEKI
- the ftsH gene encoding ATP-dependent zinc metalloprotease FtsH — encoded protein: MKNLALWLVIGLSMILLFNIFNQGQQVKKELIFSEFIEYVDKGEVTEVTLKGSDIQGQLTDGTVFRTYAPEDPELVPNLRKQGVRIAAKPTEQNPWWNVLLSWLPMLVFIGVWIFFMRQMQGGGTKALSFGKARARLLTEKQNRITFTDVAGVEEAKEELQEIIEFLKDPQKYQKLGGRIPKGVLLMGPPGTGKTLLARAIAGEASVPFFSISGSDFVEMFVGVGASRVRDLFEQGKKHAPCIIFMDEIDAVGRHRGAGLGGGHDEREQTLNALLVEMDGFESNEGVILIAATNRPDVLDPALLRPGRFDRQVIVGRPDIRGREEILKVHIKKIPLDDDVDLAILARGTPGFSGADLANLVNEAALLAARENKQSVEMKDFESSKDKVLMGVERKSLILSEEERRATAYHEAGHALVAKLIPGTDPIHKVTIIPRGRALGVTTQLPIDEKHNYHRDFLMDNIAILMGGRVAEELVFSWISTGAGNDLERATELARKMVCEWGMSDKMGPLTFGKKEEMIFLGREIAQHQDYSEETAQEIDREVRRFVTEAYERAKELVKSRMEALHGVATALLEREVLEGPEIDGIVDAAPA
- a CDS encoding D-alanyl-D-alanine carboxypeptidase, which produces MSRFRICAITLLLIIFFVRPTAAGTHTSGFQVNAKAAVLLDVASGQTLFQQDATTRVVPASLAKLMTVYLAYDALGAGSVRLNDRVSISKHASRMGGSQIFLREGDQASFKELLLGVAIASGNDAAIALAEHLAGFRAAFVAQMNAKAKELGLMETRFQNPNGLPAPDQFTSARDMALLARHLIQDYPTALQLHSGKTFEYRGIRQHNRNRLLWKDSRVDGLKTGWLEEAGFHIVATAKEEDRRLIAVVLGARSERDREQIALHLINYGFKNFHNVRFFSKGDRVKNLPVWKGTEDLLAVVATEPGIVTIKNGSPQPTLAYQFPDSLVAPIPVGQKVGEALITEEGRELARVDLVAMRAVPQAGFLKRLLHSLLLIFS
- the acpS gene encoding holo-ACP synthase yields the protein MIVAVGTDLVSIPRMRAAIARYRDRLCRRLYTPQEMAEGEGRPFPEVHFASRFAAKEAVLKALGTGWGAGIAWREVEVVGVRGRPPEVRLTGRAQLVAQGRGIHHFHLSLSHDGDYALAFVIATD
- a CDS encoding NAD(P)H-hydrate dehydratase, which encodes MKVVTAKEMQELDRRAGAEYGVSSLILMENAGAGAVREMDRFFPRLYRSRVVVVCGKGNNGGDGLVVARHLANRGATVQVFLLAKKGELKGDAATNLGIAEKSGLPLFQVTTVQDLHAHREALAAGDLIVDAILGTGLTGPARGIAAEAIQLLNTLGRPLVALDLPSGLGSDDGRIVEPCVRAHLTLTFALPKRSLLLYPAARYAGEIRVVDIGIPRVLLADPKLPLNLTEHEQVRAAFPPRDPDAHKGTYGHVLVLAGSPGKTGAAALCSLGALRIGAGLVTLAVPEGLNDFMEVKLTEVMTVGLPETEERTVAFQARDDLLNLMEGKRVLALGPGLSTHPETIRLVVDLIRSAKIPLVIDADGVTALSRQKEMLSKASVPVILTPHPGELSRLLWVPKEEVVDKRIPIAQKVASTYNVHLVLKGARTTVAEPGGQVYLNPTGNPGMATGGVGDVLTGMIAGLVSQGLAPGLAAVVGAYLHGLAGDLACQHLGPEAMIATDLLDKLPEAIRAVKDGTVPPFGLFPRYSSAEPTSPI
- a CDS encoding pyridoxine 5'-phosphate synthase is translated as MRPRLAVNVDHIATIRQARGGAEPDPVAAAMLAEVAGASGVIVHLREDRRHIQDRDVRLLREVVKTYLNLEMAATDEMVKIALEILPDVATLVPERRQELTTEGGLDVGGQEERAAEVVRVLTEGGIKVSLFIDPVPEQVEASKRTGAQIVEFHTGTYADARTETDRQAALLKIMEAARLGCGLGLRIAAGHGLNYQNIGPVAVIPEVEELNIGHSIVARATLVGIDRAVREMLDLIHAAR